TTATTCAGGTGATAGTGAATGTTCTGTAAAGATTAATTGGGCTTTTGCATGTAGCTAATAGTGAAAACTAAATTACAATTGGTTTGTTTGAGACAAAATTTCAATATCCAACAATTATACAAAGGTGAGAAAGTGTGCCTATCATTCTCTTTTTTGTCTGTTTCATATGCTACATATCGAAGAAAATAGTTGCACCACAATATTTTTGTTTCTAAATTCACTATTAATGGTATAAAATGGATTTGTTTGAATCAGATTTgcctttttttaattattattcttTTCAAGTAAATGAAATAATATCCAAATGTGTACATCAACATTAGTAAACATGGTTGTTTCTAAATTTGCTGTTAATTGCTCTCAAGGCACTAAAGAAGAACTAAGTAACAGAGAAAATATCGATGCTTAACTCTGGCCTAGTGATTTTGTAACAACGGTCTGTTCTTTTCAACACAGACTTTAAAGGTTCAGTTTccagaaaatttttcttttatgttCTAACTAATGTGTGTCTTCCAGGGAAGCCAGAGGCAGATATAGTTGTTATTGGAAGTGGTATAGGCGGATTATGTTGTTCTGGACTTTCAGCTAGATATCAGCAAGATGTTCTGGTTTTAGAAAGTCATGATCTTCCTGGAGGTGCTGCTCATTCTTTTGACGTAAAAGGTTACAAATTTGATTCAGGACCATCTCTGTTCTCTGGATTTCAGTCGAGAGGACTTCAAGCTAATCCTATTGCACAGGTGATTCCTGGTACCATATTTACGAAGTTTCTTGAATGTATGTTTCCCTTTATCTCTGAAATGTCTGTTTGTGTGgtttatagattttgaaataaataCTACCATGCAGTAAAGTAATCATAGTCTTGGATAGGCCATGTGGTAATTCATCTTCCATCACTTTATATGGAGCAGGCAAAGTGATTTGAAGGTATTAATGAGTCAGTAAGGAGATTCTGATTGGAtttactttttatttattttagctgCACGATGAATTGTGCCAGTTTacccaagaaaagaaaaaatttttatTGCGGCAGTAATTTATTCCTTCACACTAGAGGAATATTTCAGTATCTTGTAATCATAAAACACTTTATGGTTGTTTCTTACCCTTAACTTTCTTTATCCTGGGGACCCAAAGTCTCTTTGTTAATTGCAAATTGATCTTGTGAAGGCAATCTGGAATCTGTAATAGCAATGGATTTCTTCATCCCTAACAATTTTGTATATCCGTTAGGTTCTTGATGCACTGGGAGAATCAATTCCATGTGCGAGTTACAATTCATGGATGGTCTACATTCCAGAAGGTGAATTCCTGTCACGTATTGGGCCTACAGAGTTTCTTAAGGTGATGTGGATTATTCTGTTATTCATGGACTATTTTGTTAGCTTATTTTATAGTTCCTTTGTCTTTTTGTTCCTGAGTGCATGAAAAATCTCTGACAAAAGAGTGAAGTTTACGTCTTTGAGCAGCAGAGTGAATCACCAGCAGTTTGTAATGCTTTATTTTATGCTTGTTAAATATTTTATCCTCTATTTTCTTTTGGAAAatgttacttttttttttttatgaaaaagatAAGTGTGAAAACGTTCACACTGGAGTTACATTAATAGACAAATGTAGCAGATAGTAAAGGTCTAAAGTTAAACTGAAACATTAAAATAGAGACAAAAGACCGGAAAGCAAGGAACACATTTCAAAGTTTAGTGGATGGTCACTTGCAGGATAAACTTGAAGGAGCTGCAGCATTTTGCAGAGTATTGCATGAAAAGCTCCAGCAGCTTTTTTTGGTCCTCTGTTCTCCCAAAGATGTAAACATCCAAACCATTTCTGGAGCATCAGAGCAATGTAACTGTTTACCCTCGAAGATCCTTGCATACCGAGGCCAACTATCCATAATGGGTGTATCCATGCTTGAATGACTGTATTGACCACCCAAGAATGTACCTCACAGAAGACCATGTATCCAAGGCTTCTGAAGGAAAGCTTCTGGAATTCTGCAGTTATTATCTAATCGACATTCTATGTGGAATATGAATTTCTTCAGTGGGCAACTTATTTCTACATACATCGATACAGACATTTGCCATATGCCAGTGATGATGCTAGTTGCAATTACGTGATCTTTCAAAGATTCCAGTGAAAAACCCATTTAGAACAATATTCTAGCACTCATGTATTGTGTTTATTAAACGCCTTAGACAAGTGAAAGTGGATTTAGGAAGTGCTTCATAGCTAGTTAACTGGCAGGATAAACATGCCTCATACGGGATTGGTACAGAGGACAGGTCCCTGTATTTAAATAGGTCCTGGTGTCCTACTTATTTAATTTACAGCcaataattaatatttctgacGCAGTTGGGCAATCCATGTTTATGATCTTAAGTTAGCATCACATAGGTAATCCCATGAAGTACAtaattttgttttgtttcttgcaGAAAAAGAAGACATGTATAAGtttgtctcttctttcttttttttttctctctgtaTTGTTTGTATTGAACATTATCCTTATTTTTTTAGATACCTGATAATTTACTGGATCATTTACAGGACCTAGAGACATATGTAAGTCTTGATGCTGTTCATGAGTGGAAAAAGCTTCTTGTGAGTTATCAGTATTCTTTGGTATCAGTATTCTTTGATGTTATGATTTCATAGTTTTTGCTACAACCTGTCATCTGAATCTTCAGCCATCAAATTTCTGGCAAGAGACATAAACTGTGTGTAGAAATCTTCCCCTCATAAAGAAAAGAAACTACTTTAGGCATCAAACTTCTGGCAAGGCACATAAACTGCATGTTGAAATCTTCCCttaaaaaaaagggaaaataaactACTTTGATCATCAAACTTCTGGCAAGGCACATAAACTGCACGTATATAATTCATGCTTTTATGTTTTCCGTATTTCAACCATGGTTTGAGGTTGAAACTTGAAAGCCATTAGTCTCCTGCCATTTTAAGTTCAAATAGCTATTTTTCTTGTGTTATGCTATCATGCTTAACCATTTGCATTCATTGAAGTCCCATATAGCTCCCAAGCCAGGCACCAACATCCTATCTCATGCTAGGAAGCCAATTAAATTTTACTTGTACTCTTTAatcagctctcttcctcttacttGTTCTTGGTTGGCTGATAGTACATAATCTGGTTGTGCAATCTCTAAATTTCTTCAGTTGGGACATGTTTGGATAGTTTGAGTTCTTAcctttcattattattattttttataaatgaaTTGCCAAATGTCACTGCAGGATGCAGTTCTCCCATTATCTTCAGCTGCAATGGCTCTCCCCCCTCTTTCTATACGAGGTGACTGGGGTGCTTTCTCAACTGCAGCAGCAAGATATGCTCCATCACTCTTGAAGTCATTCATCCAGATGGGGCCCCAAGGAGCTTTTGGTGCTATGAAACTTTTGAGACCCTTCTCAGAGATACTTGATTCTCTTGAGCTAAAACATCCCTTTATCCGTAATTGGGTGGATCTGTTATGTTTTCTACTTGCGGGAGTTAAATCTGATGGCATAATTTCAGCAGAAATTGTAAGTTCTGTTTACCTTGTGAGAATTTatgtttgattttttaaaatatatttctcaGATTATATGGCAGTCAACTGCAATCAGAGTATCTTGCATTTTCTAACTTAAGAGGTTTGAATTTGCCTTTTTTTAGCAATTGTAATATACTAATTAAACAGATATACATTCTATGGTACTTTGATGATTGAATAAATCCAGCCAAATAGACATGCCAACAACATATTGGCGACAACAACAATCAAGCATTATCCCAATAGagtcggctatatgaatccttctATTCCATTGAGTTTTATCCCctactatattatcatctatatttaaatgaattttagttTGTTTTATCGGTGTTGATAAAATCTTCTTTGGTCATTCTCTTCCTCATTTAATGTgcgtcatagtttcacatcatctAATTGTAGCATTTATTGGCTGTCTAAGCACATATATGTAATGTTATAAAtatgtctctcagagttttttcTCAATAGGTACAATCTTGACTTTCTTTctaatattcaattttttaaatagtaGATCCTTATATGTCTGCATATCCACTTTAACATTCTCATCTTTCATTTTTTGCTCATGTGtttgagtcatagcccaacatttagcTTTATATATCATAGTAGCAGGTCTAACCGTCATTTTGTGGAATTTTCCTTTACATTTTAGAGGTATTTTACAATCACAAAGAACATCTGATGCTCTCCTCTATTTCAACTATTCTGCTTATATTTCATGTAAAAAAGCAACCAAACCATTCAATATGCAGATCCTATTCAATTCTACTAATTTGATGAATTCACCATTATatgtttttcttatttatgtttaTTCCAGGTGTATATGTTTGCTGAATGGTATAAACCAGGATGTGTCCTTGAATATCCATTGGATGGAAGTGGAGCAGTAGTTGATGCTCTTGTTCGAGGATTGAAAAAGTTTGGGGGAAGGCTTGCACTGGGTGCTCATGTCGACAAAATTGTCATTGAAAATGGTCGAGCTACTGGTGTCAAATTAAGAAGTGGGCAGGTTTTTTTCATCACTCCATTTACCTCAGCCCTTCATAATTGTTTTCTCGACATTTTTTGAATCATGGATTTGACAGATTATAAACAAATTATTTTCTACTTACAGTTTCTCTTTCCAGTTTATTCGTGCCAAAAAGGCTGTTGTAAGCAATGCATCTATGTGGGACACCCTCAATTTGCTTCCAGTAGAATCTGTCCCCAAAACTTATAGAGATCAGGTTCAAGCAACCCCTCAGTGTGAATCATTTATGCACCTTCATTTGGGTTTTGATGCACATGTAAGTTGATGGTCACTAACAGCTCTCTAATCCATCTCTCCTTAATTGCTATCTACTTTTATAATTAGGAATTAACTCTTACCATAGATCAAAATCTTCTATTAACAAACTCACAGTTGATCTCTTTTTTGATGGCTTCACCGTGTATGTTCTTTTGTataaaacttagaaaaattctccaaATAACTATAATAAAAACATTCACACTGCCATTACAAGAGACATTTTCTTTGCTATTAAATGCCCCCTTTATTACTTACTACTCATAAGGGAGCTAGATTGATTATTTAGAGAAAAAAAGCTAACTAAAATTATGATGGTCATTGAGGAAAGCCAGATTTTGGGTTTGTTAAGTATTTTTCTGAAGGGTATTGCTGATATCTCCTTATTCCACATGAAATAACAAATAACCTTCATTGACTATCACCATGTCAATTTTAAACAAGCAAAATAATTCCTTCCATTCATTCAAACACgtcaatatttttcttttaagataagcattaccataggaggtgatctaaatgggcatctCATTagtgaaaaatgagaaatatgagagggtatataggagttatgggtttggaacgagaaatgaagaaggaaaacctatattagattttgcgatagcatttgaccttatattaactaataagtttttaaagaaaagagaagaacacttaggcACATTCAAAAGTGGGGATAATAAATTGCAAATTGACTTACTTATAGTTAAgaaaaaggatagaaagatttataaagattgtaAGGTTAACCTGGAGAAAGTTTAATTACCCAACAtagattagtagtgttggatatacgtctcaagcatagtatcaatagaaagaaaatatatacgactcctagaattaagtggtggaagttaaaggatagaaaacaaaatatatttaaggagaaggtagaagtacaagtattaggtgaaaaAAGGAAATATggtgactctaatacgacatgggataagatggtatcaaagttgaaaatagtagctaggagtgcactcggtgagtcaaaggggcatgcaccactaagtaaggaatcttgatggtggaatgagaaagtataagaaaaagtgaaaaaaaacgaataacttataaggaattatatatttgtaagaacgagaaaaacttaaaaaaatatacaatagccaaaaaCAGAGGCTAAGAAactagtgaatgaagcaaagaatgaaacttttgaacgagtatatcaaaaattggatacaaaagaaacagaaaagacatttatagaatagttagagtgagagaaaggaagacaagaaaTCTTATCCAAAtgaaatgtattaaagatgaatataataagGTACTAGTAaacaatggagaaataaaagagtggtggaagaggtattttcatcaactttttaatgaagctttaggtgaccaacttaactttaGGTAATTaaagtcaaatgagtatagaaatttaaatttttatcatagaatttaaaattcaaaagtagaacaagttttaaatgggatacacaatggaaaagtcgttggactagatgatattccgatagaggtatggaagtgtctaggaaaataaggtattgaatgacttacaaaattatttaacatgatattgaaaataaaaaaaaatgcctAATAGGTAAATACTCTAGTTCCCtcatataagaacaagggagatgcacaattatgcaaactataggggtattaaacaaATGAGTTATATCATCaaactttgggaaaaaaataatagaaaaaaaattaagaaagaagACTATCGTGACCAAAAATCAATTTGGGATAAtgtctggaaggtcgacaataaaagttatacatattcttaaacaattaattgaaaaatatcgggagcaaaaacaagatctacatatggtattcattattcattgatttagaaaaaacttatgatagaatatggagaattctagaaaaagaGGTGTTAACGtaatatatatttagctaattaaggatatgtacgagaatGTAACGATCAGAGTAATGACTTTAAGTGGAGTGAcggaaatattttcaataaagatagggttacatcaaggatcagctctaagtccctatctttttatattAATCACTGtacacattcaagacataatactgtggtgcatgttgtttgcagatgatattatt
This window of the Zingiber officinale cultivar Zhangliang chromosome 3B, Zo_v1.1, whole genome shotgun sequence genome carries:
- the LOC122055762 gene encoding prolycopene isomerase 1, chloroplastic-like isoform X1, whose amino-acid sequence is MDASLGLRFSPFSSTAPPRSRLRKSLSRRRRKLCATLASVGESPLESRNPFPGKPEADIVVIGSGIGGLCCSGLSARYQQDVLVLESHDLPGGAAHSFDVKGYKFDSGPSLFSGFQSRGLQANPIAQVLDALGESIPCASYNSWMVYIPEGEFLSRIGPTEFLKDLETYVSLDAVHEWKKLLDAVLPLSSAAMALPPLSIRGDWGAFSTAAARYAPSLLKSFIQMGPQGAFGAMKLLRPFSEILDSLELKHPFIRNWVDLLCFLLAGVKSDGIISAEIVYMFAEWYKPGCVLEYPLDGSGAVVDALVRGLKKFGGRLALGAHVDKIVIENGRATGVKLRSGQFIRAKKAVVSNASMWDTLNLLPVESVPKTYRDQVQATPQCESFMHLHLGFDAHNLPENLGIHHIVVDDWSRGVDADQNVVLISIPSVHGKGLAPPGKHVLHAYTPGTEPFGLWEGLDRRSIVYRKLKEERSEVMWRAVERVLGPGFSREKCDVKLVGTPLTHRRFLRRNRGTYGPAIKAGKGTFPGHSTPILQLFCCGDSTFPGIGVPAVAASGAIVANTLVSVKQHSELLDAIGI
- the LOC122055762 gene encoding prolycopene isomerase 1, chloroplastic-like isoform X2, producing the protein MDASLGLRFSPFSSTAPPRSRLRKSLSRRRRKLCATLASVGKPEADIVVIGSGIGGLCCSGLSARYQQDVLVLESHDLPGGAAHSFDVKGYKFDSGPSLFSGFQSRGLQANPIAQVLDALGESIPCASYNSWMVYIPEGEFLSRIGPTEFLKDLETYVSLDAVHEWKKLLDAVLPLSSAAMALPPLSIRGDWGAFSTAAARYAPSLLKSFIQMGPQGAFGAMKLLRPFSEILDSLELKHPFIRNWVDLLCFLLAGVKSDGIISAEIVYMFAEWYKPGCVLEYPLDGSGAVVDALVRGLKKFGGRLALGAHVDKIVIENGRATGVKLRSGQFIRAKKAVVSNASMWDTLNLLPVESVPKTYRDQVQATPQCESFMHLHLGFDAHNLPENLGIHHIVVDDWSRGVDADQNVVLISIPSVHGKGLAPPGKHVLHAYTPGTEPFGLWEGLDRRSIVYRKLKEERSEVMWRAVERVLGPGFSREKCDVKLVGTPLTHRRFLRRNRGTYGPAIKAGKGTFPGHSTPILQLFCCGDSTFPGIGVPAVAASGAIVANTLVSVKQHSELLDAIGI